One Candidatus Cloacimonas sp. genomic region harbors:
- a CDS encoding AAA family ATPase, whose product ERRLRQLEIERLSLAKENDPLSQERLEKIKEEIAQLNEEDRALRLRWEREKQILDQIRALKTEIDTLKGEAEKAEREGNYEKTAQLRYGTIAAKEKDLQKLLQDETLSKKDRLLKEIVDEELVAEVVSKWTGIPVSKLAESEMQKLLELENVLAQRVVGQEEGIKALANAIRRSRSGLSDENKPIGSFLFLGPTGVGKTELAKALASYLFDTEKALIRLDMSEFMEKHSVARLIGAPPGYVGYEEGGYLTEAIRRRPYSVLLLDEIEKAHPDVFNVLLQILDDGRLTDGKGRTVDFKHCVIIMTSNIGSQEIYEASTSELEQLKPRLMMILQQYFRPEFLNRVDDIILFHRLDKEHIKKIVKLQLNLLAERVANRNLQLDFSENLIEHLAEAGYDPAFGARPLKRLIQKEIEDTLAKQILTGQFTTGKKIMLDFSPQQGLIITQ is encoded by the coding sequence GAAAGACGGCTTCGTCAACTGGAAATTGAACGCCTCTCTTTGGCAAAAGAAAATGACCCCTTATCACAAGAACGGCTGGAAAAAATAAAAGAAGAAATTGCTCAACTCAACGAAGAAGACAGAGCTTTACGCCTGCGTTGGGAAAGAGAAAAACAGATATTAGACCAAATTCGCGCTCTGAAAACCGAAATTGATACCCTCAAAGGTGAAGCAGAAAAAGCTGAACGCGAAGGAAATTATGAAAAAACCGCCCAGCTTCGTTACGGAACTATCGCCGCCAAAGAAAAAGATCTGCAAAAACTTTTGCAGGACGAAACGCTTAGTAAAAAAGACCGCTTACTGAAAGAAATTGTGGATGAAGAATTGGTTGCGGAAGTTGTTTCCAAATGGACAGGCATCCCTGTTTCCAAATTGGCGGAAAGCGAAATGCAAAAACTGCTGGAGCTGGAAAATGTTCTTGCCCAACGAGTTGTAGGCCAGGAAGAAGGAATTAAAGCCCTCGCCAATGCCATTCGTCGTAGTCGCAGCGGATTAAGCGATGAAAACAAACCGATTGGTTCCTTCCTTTTTTTGGGTCCCACGGGTGTTGGTAAAACGGAATTGGCAAAAGCATTGGCAAGTTATCTTTTTGACACGGAAAAAGCATTAATTCGCTTAGATATGAGTGAATTTATGGAAAAACACAGTGTAGCGCGACTCATAGGAGCTCCTCCCGGCTATGTTGGCTATGAAGAAGGGGGATATTTAACGGAAGCAATCCGCCGCAGACCTTATTCTGTGTTGCTTTTGGACGAAATTGAAAAGGCACATCCGGATGTTTTCAATGTGTTGCTCCAAATTTTGGATGATGGACGGCTGACAGACGGCAAAGGCAGAACGGTGGATTTCAAACATTGCGTGATCATTATGACCAGTAATATTGGTTCGCAAGAAATTTACGAAGCGTCCACCAGTGAACTGGAACAATTGAAACCACGCTTGATGATGATATTGCAGCAATATTTCCGTCCCGAATTTCTGAATCGGGTGGATGATATAATTCTCTTCCATCGCCTGGATAAAGAGCATATCAAGAAAATTGTCAAACTGCAATTGAACCTATTGGCTGAGCGAGTTGCCAATCGCAATCTCCAGCTTGATTTTTCAGAGAATTTAATTGAGCATCTGGCAGAAGCGGGTTATGATCCAGCTTTTGGTGCCAGACCGCTCAAACGCCTTATTCAAAAGGAAATTGAAGATACTTTGGCAAAACAGATATTGACCGGGCAATTTACCACCGGCAAAAAAATTATGCTGGACTTTAGTCCCCAACAGGGCTTGATCATCACGCAGTAA